One window of the Rosa rugosa chromosome 3, drRosRugo1.1, whole genome shotgun sequence genome contains the following:
- the LOC133739732 gene encoding probable copper-transporting ATPase HMA5: MKNIVLREFYELVAAAEVNSEHPLAKAIVEYAKKFREDEENPAGPEAHDFASITGHGVKAIVQGREIIVGNKSLMVDQNIAVPLDAEDYLAEAEGLAQTGILVAIDGEVAGVLAISDPLKPGAQEVITILKSMNVRSIMVTGDNWGIANSIANEVGIDTVIAEAKPDHQKAEKVKELQATLWRWWEMASMTHQHLWRQM, encoded by the exons ATGAAAAATATAGTGCTTCGAGAATTCTATGAACTTGTTGCTGCAGCTGAG GTTAACAGTGAACACCCCTTGGCCAAGGCCATTGTTGAGTATGCCAAAAAATtcagagaagatgaagagaatcCAGCCGGGCCAGAAGCGCATGACTTTGCCTCCATTACTGGTCACGGGGTGAAGGCTATTGTTCAGGGCAGGGAAATAATTGTGGGGAACAAGAGCTTGATGGTGGACCAGAACATTGCAGTTCCACTCGATGCAGAAGACTACCTAGCAGAAGCTGAAGGGCTGGCTCAAACTGGGATTCTAGTAGCCATAGATGGAGAAGTGGCTGGAGTTCTAGCAATATCTGATCCACTGAAACCAGGTGCTCAAGAAGTAATTACCATACTCAAGTCAATGAATGTTAGAAGCATAATGGTGACAGGTGACAATTGGGGAATTGCAAATTCTATTGCCAATGAAGTTGGTATTGATACTGTTATAGCCGAAGCGAAACCTGATCACCAGAAAGCAGAGAAAGTGAAGGAATTGCAG GCTACACTGTGGCGATGGTGGGAGATGGCATCAATGACTCACCAGCACTTGTGGCGGCAGATGTAG
- the LOC133740764 gene encoding protein CUP-SHAPED COTYLEDON 3-like: MGLRDIGATLPPGFRFYPSDEELVCHYLYKKVTNEEALKGTLVEIDLHTCEPWQLPEVAKLNANEWYFFSFRDRKYATGFRTNRATTTGYWKATGKDRMVVDPGTGDIVGMRKTLVFYRNRAPNGIKTGWIMHEFRLETPHMPPKEDWVLCRVFHKGKGEMNDNMNLSPHDLMLETKTSCTAALTSPPTHHDQNMHCGYSNQIASFSTTPVPHQSHSHSHNNQSNSLLNLLQLSEEKYTDSITEISAKNDDDYGFLWDMNLEENSFETGTLDDMRFEMENSMVLL, from the exons ATGGGTCTGAGGGACATTGGAGCCACACTGCCTCCTGGGTTTCGATTCTATCCAAGTGATGAGGAGTTGGTCTGCCACTATCTCTACAAAAAGGTCACAAATGAGGAAGCTTTGAAGGGTACTCTGGTGGAAATTGACTTGCATACTTGTGAGCCATGGCAGCTTCCTG AGGTGGCAAAGCTGAACGCGAACGAGTGGTACTTCTTCAGCTTTCGTGACCGGAAGTACGCGACCGGGTTCAGAACCAACCGGGCGACGACGACCGGGTACTGGAAAGCTACCGGAAAAGACCGGATGGTGGTGGATCCGGGAACAGGGGACATCGTAGGGATGAGGAAGACGCTGGTGTTCTATCGGAACAGAGCTCCCAATGGAATTAAAACTGGGTGGATCATGCATGAGTTTCGCCTCGAGACCCCACACATGCCTCCCAAG GAGGACTGGGTTCTGTGCCGGGTTTTCCACAAAGGCAAAGGAGAGATGAACGACAACATGAACCTCAGCCCTCATGACCTTATGTTGGAGACCAAAACATCATGCACTGCTGCGTTAACATCTCCTCCAACTCATCATGACCAAAACATGCACTGTGGATATAGTAACCAGATCGCCTCATTTTCCACCACACCAGTACCTCACCAAAGCCATAGCCATAGCCACAATAACCAAAGCAATTCTCTGCTCAACCTCCTTCAGCTTTCTGAAGAAAAATATACCGACTCTATCACCGAAATAAGCGCAAAAAATGACGATGATTATGGATTTTTATGGGACATGAATCTGGAAGAAAATAGCTTTGAAACAGGTACTTTGGACGACATGAGATTTGAGATGGAGAACAGCATGGTTTTGCTATGA